Proteins co-encoded in one Lynx canadensis isolate LIC74 chromosome C1, mLynCan4.pri.v2, whole genome shotgun sequence genomic window:
- the LRRC8D gene encoding volume-regulated anion channel subunit LRRC8D, which translates to MFTLAEVASLNDIQPTYRILKPWWDVFMDYLAVVMLMVAIFAGTMQLTKDQVVCLPVLPSPVNSKAHTPPGNADVTTNIPKMEAATDQDQDGRTTSDISFGTSAVTPDIPLRATYPHTDSTVSNQETKKEKKDPTGRKTNLDFQQYVFINQMCYHLALPWYSKYFPYLALIHTIILMVSSNFWFKYPKTCSKVEHFVSILGKCFESPWTTKALSETACEDSEENKQRITGAQTLPKHVSTSSDEGSPSASTPMINKTGFKFSAEKPVIEVPSMTILDKKDGEQAKALFEKVRKFRAHVEDSDLIYKLYVVQTFIKTAKFIFILCYTANFVNAISFEHVCKPKVEHLTGYEVFECTHNMAYMLKKLLISYISIICVYGFICLYTLFWLFRIPLKEYSFEKVREESSFSDIPDVKNDFAFLLHMVDQYDQLYSKRFGVFLSEVSENKLREISLNHEWTFEKLRQHVSRNAQDKQELHLFMLSGVPDAVFDLTDLDVLKLELIPEAKIPAKISQMTNLQELHLCHCPAKVEQTAFSFLRDHLRCLHVKFTDVAEIPAWVYLLKNLRELYLIGNLNSENNKMIGLESLRELRHLKILHVKSNLTKVPSNITDVAPHLTKLVIHNDGTKLLVLNSLKKMMNVAELELQNCELERIPHAIFSLSNLQELDLKSNNIRTIEEIISFQHLKRLTCLKLWHNKIATIPPSITHVKNLESLYFSNNKLESLPVAVFSLQKLRCLDVSYNNISAIPIEIGLLQNLQHLHITGNKVDILPKQLFKCVKLRTLNLGQNCITFLPEKIGQLSQLTQLELKGNCLDRLPAQLGQCRLLKKSGLVVEDHLFDTLPLEVKEALNQDINIPFANGI; encoded by the coding sequence ATGTTTACCCTTGCGGAAGTTGCTTCACTTAATGACATTCAACCAACTTACCGAATCCTGAAACCATGGTGGGACGTGTTTATGGATTACCTGGCTGTCGTTATGTTGATGGTAGCCATCTTTGCGGGAACCATGCAACTTACCAAAGATCAGGTGGTCTGCTTGCCGGTATTGCCATCTCCTGTAAATTCAAAGGCACACACCCCACCGGGAAATGCCGACGTTACCACCAATATCCCCAAGATGGAAGCAGCCACTGACCAAGACCAAGATGGGCGGACGACAAGTGACATTTCCTTTGGCACATCTGCTGTGACACCTGACATACCTCTCAGAGCCACATACCCTCACACAGATTCGACAGTTTCAAAtcaggagacaaagaaagagaagaaggatcCAACAGGCCGAAAAACAAACTTGGATTTTCAGCAATACGTATTTATTAATCAGATGTGTTACCATCTGGCCCTTCCGTGGTATTCTAAGTACTTTCCATACCTTGCTCTTATACATACTATTATTCTCATGGTCAGTAGCAACTTTTGGTTCAAATATCCAAAAACATGCTCAAAAGTAGAACATTTTGTTTCAATATTAGGAAAGTGCTTTGAGTCTCCGTGGACTACTAAAGCGTTGTCTGAGACAGCGTGCGAAGACTCGGAGGAAAACAAGCAGAGAATAACAGGTGCCCAGACTCTACCAAAGCATGTGTCTACCAGCAGTGATGAAGGGAGCCCCAGTGCCAGTACCCCGATGATCAACAAAACAGGCTTCAAATTTTCAGCCGAGAAGCCTGTGATCGAAGTCCCCAGCATGACCATCCTTGATAAAAAAGATGGGGAGCAGGCCAAAGCCCTGTTTGAGAAAGTAAGGAAGTTCCGTGCTCACGTGGAAGACAGTGACTTGATCTATAAGCTCTACGTGGTCCAAACATTTATCAAAACAGCCAAATTCATTTTTATCCTCTGCTATACCGCAAACTTTGTCAACGCAATCAGCTTTGAACACGTCTGCAAGCCCAAAGTGGAGCACCTGACTGGTTACGAGGTATTTGAGTGCACCCACAATATGGCTTACATGCTGAAAAAGCTTCTCATCAGTTACATATCCATTATTTGTGTTTATGGTTTTATCTGCCTCTACACTCTCTTCTGGTTATTCAGGATACCTTTAAAggaatattcttttgaaaaagtcAGAGAAGAGAGCAGCTTCAGTGACATTCCAGATGTCAAGAATGATTTTGCGTTCCTTCTACACATGGTAGACCAATATGACCAGCTCTATTCGAAGCGCTTTGGTGTGTTCTTGTCGGAAGTCAGTGAAAATAAACTTAGGGAAATCAGTTTGAACCACGAGTGGACGTTTGAAAAACTCAGGCAGCACGTGTCCCGCAACGCCCAGGACAAGCAGGAGCTGCATCTGTTTATGCTGTCAGGCGTGCCCGATGCTGTCTTTGACCTCACAGACCTGGATGTGCTCAAACTTGAACTGATTCCGGAAGCTAAAATTCCCGCTAAGATTTCTCAGATGACTAACCTCCAAGAGCTTCACCTCTGCCACTGCCCTGCAAAAGTGGAACAGACTGCTTTTAGCTTTCTCCGAGATCACTTGAGATGCCTTCACGTGAAGTTCACCGATGTGGCAGAAATTCCTGCCTGGGTATATTTGCTCAAAAACCTTCGAGAGTTGTACTTGATAGGCAATTTGAACTCTGAAAACAATAAGATGATCGGACTTGAATCTCTCCGAGAGTTGCGGCACCTTAAGATTCTCCACGTGAAGAGTAACTTGACCAAAGTTCCCTCCAACATTACAGATGTGGCTCCGCATCTTACAAAGTTAGTCATTCACAATGACGGCACTAAACTCTTGGTACTGAACAGCCTTAAGAAAATGATGAATGTTGCCGAGCTTGAACTTCAGAACTGTGAGCTGGAGAGAATTCCCCATGCTATTTTCAGCCTCTCAAATTTGCAGGAACTGGATTTAAAATCGAATAACATACGCACAATTGAGGAGATCATCAGTTTCCAGCATTTAAAACGACTGACGTGTTTAAAATTATGGCATAATAAGATTGCCACCATTCCTCCCTCCATCACCCACGTCAAAAACTTGGAGTCACTTTATTTCTCTAACAACAAGCTCGAATCCTTACCGGTGGCAGTGTTCAGTTTACAGAAACTCAGATGCTTAGACGTGAGCTACAACAACATTTCGGCGATTCCCATAGAAATAGGATTGCTTCAGAACCTGCAGCATTTGCATATCACCGGGAACAAAGTGGACATTCTGCCAAAACAGTTGTTCAAATGCGTGAAGTTGAGGACTTTGAATCTGGGGCAAAACTGCATCACCTTCCTCCCCGAGAAGATTGGTCAGCTCTCCCAGCTCACTCAGCTGGAGCTGAAGGGCAACTGCTTGGACCGCCTGCCAGCCCAGCTGGGCCAGTGTCGCCTGCTCAAGAAAAGCGGGCTTGTTGTGGAAGACCATCTTTTTGACACCCTGCCACTCGAAGTCAAAGAAGCATTGAATCAAGACATAAATATTCCCTTCGCGAATGGGATCTGA